In the Blautia coccoides genome, CGTACATTTTGCTCTGATATACAGGGGGTAAATGCACCGATATATGGGTAGTATAGGCGGCAAATAGGCAGTTTCCTGTTCGGAGGACTGCAGATTCTCACTTTAACAGTCCTCCAAATTAACGTGAAGTAAAATCATTGAGAATCACTTCAGAAGTGGATCACTCTCGGTTCATCCGTAAAGGACGCAAATGTGGCAGTGGCATTTTTCAGATAGAACACCTGGGTATTTCCGTCACCGGGCTGATACATGGACTGTAAGTTAGGATAGCCGTCCAGCATGTGCTTCTGTGCCTCTATTCTGTCATCCAACACGGCAGTGGCTTCGATCCGCAGCCAATGTCCGCCGTCAAATGCACAGATTTCTATTTGAGGGTTAGCAAGGATCTGCCTGGAAACATTTTTGACCTTTCCTGTCTGGATGTAGAGTTTGTCTTCAAAGATGTCAACAGTTCCAAAAGGACGAACTCTGGGCTGAGTGCCTTCTGTGGTTGCCAGATAATAAGTTCCGCATTTCTTTAGAAAATCATAGATTTCCTGCATAAAACAGACCTCCTTTGTGAGAGTGACATTTTTTACACCTATACCAGTATTATAGCAAATGCTCAGAAAAAAGGAAGTGAACTTGTTAAAGACAGAAGATTTGAACGGCGATTTTAGACGGACACGGTGTCATTGTCAAATGTTTATGCGAAAATATCAGAAAATGCCAGTACCACTACAAATGGATTGAAGTTTAACGGGCACTGTCTGCAGAACTGCTTTTTGCAGGGGTGTGAAACATGGTGTTTTACCTGTCAGTTCAATGAGTTTTTGGAAAATACATACGTTTATCACTTGACATTTTCTGTAAGGAATGGTATCGTAACTTTAACACAACAGTAATTAACTGTTGCAATAGGATAAATGCAAAGATAAGGATTAGTATAGATTCATATCGGATTTCAGAGAGCCGCTGGCTGGTGTGAAGCGGCAGACGCAGAATCTGGAACTGCCCTTGGAGCAGCTGCCCGAACTTTCTTAAGGAAATAGTAGACGCAGACGGAACCCTGCCGTTATCAGAAGGGAAAGATATAAGGTGTACATATCTGTATCTTATTAAGCGTATGAAGTATATTCATAAAGTAGAGTGGTACCGCGCAGGACAGTAGTCTTTCGTCTCTATTACAAGCATATTGTAATAAGGATGGAGGGCTTTTTTTGTACCGTTTGGGAAGCTCCAAAATCCCCGAAGGTCTGTGCAGACTACCTGTTATAAAAGCTTAGATATAGGTATCCAAAAAAGTCAGGAGGAAAAAAGAATGAAAAATTGCAGTAAGTACAAGAGACAGTATTTCATGCCGCCGGTAAAATGCATGAAGTGGGCGGAAAAAGAGTATGTGGATAAAGCTCCCGTTTGGTGCAGCGTTGACCTGCGTGACGGCAACCAGGCACTTGTTATCCCTATGAATCTGGAACAGAAAGTGGAGTTTTTCAAACTTCTGGTGGAAATTGGATTTAAAGAGATAGAAGTGGGATTCCCGGCAGCTTCAGAGACAGAGTATACGTTCCTCAGAAAGCTGATCGAGGAGGATTTGATCCCGGATGATGTGACCATTCAGGTTCTGACTCAGGCCAGAGAACATATTATCAAAAAGACATTTGAAGCAGTAAAAGGGGCTAAGAATGTAATCGTCCATGTATACAATTCCACATCTGTTGCTCAGCGTGAGCAGGTGTTTAAGAAGTCAAGGGAAGAGATTCTGCAGATTGCAGTGGAAGGTGCAAAGCTGTTAAAGCAGCTCACAGAGGAAGCAGGAGAAAATTACAGGTTTGAGTACAGCCCGGAGAGCTTTACAGGAACAGAGCCGGAATATGCACTTGAGGTATGTAATGCAGTGCTTGACATCTGGCAGCCTGAAGCAGACAGAAAGCCGATCATCAACCTTCCTGTAACCGTAGAACATTCCATGCCTCATGTATATGCGAGCCAGGTGGAATATATCTGTGAAAACTTAAAATACAGAGAAAATGTTATCGTATCCCTTCATCCCCATAACGACAGAGGATGTGGTGTTGCAGATTCTGAGATGGGGCTTCTGGCAGGGGCAGACCGTATTGAGGGAACACTTTTTGGAAATGGTGAGAGAACCGGTAATGTAGATATTATCACTTTGGCACTGAACATGTATTCACAGGGTGTTGAGCCGAATCTGGATTTCACTAATATGGGCGCTATCTGTGAGAAATACGAGGAGTTCACCGGCATGAAGATCGGTGAGAGAAGTCCATACTGTGGCGCGCTGGTATTTGCGGCCTTCTCCGGATCCCATCAGGATGCCATCGCAAAAGGCATGCACTGGCTGGATGAAAAGAAACCGGAACACTGGACGGTTCCTTATCTGCCCATTGATCCGAAAGATGTGGGTAGAAATTATGATGCCGATGTTATCCGTATTAACAGCCAGTCAGGAAAAGGCGGTGTCGGATATATTCTGGAAACGAAATATGGTTTAAATCTGCCGGCAAAGATGCGGGAGGCTATGGGATATACAGCAAAAGCTGTCTCAGACCATACACAGAAAGAATTGCTGCCTGAACAGATTTTCGAGCTGTTTAAAAAGACATTTGAGAATGTTACCTCCCCGCTTGTGATCCAAAGTGTTCATTTCCAGCAGAAGGATGGCGGAATCACCACACAGGTGACGTCCAGCTTTAACGGGCGTGAAGTGACGACAGAGGCAGCAGGAAACGGACGTCTTAATGCGGTCAGCAATGCGCTGAAAAAGGAATACGGTTTCCAGTATGACCTGGTGACTTACCAGGAACACGCTTTAGAGCAGAGTTCCAGTTCAAAAGCCATTGCCTATGTGGGAATCCGCAAACCGGATGGCAGCCTGGCTTGGGGAGCAGGCGTTGATTCCGATATCATACGGGCATCCATTGACGCACTGGTGACAGCCATTAATAACAGATAAGATAAAATATAACAATTAAAAAGTAATAATTAAAAAGTAATAATAACTAAAGAGTAATAATAGCTAAAGAGCAATAGGTAGATGAGAAGTAACAGGGCTGAATGAATATCACAGAGTATTCCTTCAGCCCTGTTTGCTTATAAATATACTGAGATACAGCAGATGTTGTAAAAAGGGGTGAGAAAGATAAGAAAATGGATATTCCTACTGATAACTTGTTCCATATGTCTTACAGGCTGCGGCAGCATCAGAAGGGTAAAGATAAATGCAGATGAAATTACGGAAGATACGGTTGTATCCTTTGACAATGAAATGTTCTATGAATATATGTATTCTTATCCTGATATTGGGGCACTGGCCGGCGACAGCGAAGAGATTATTTATGGTGAAACAACAAAGCTGCGCTATTATATCGACTGGTTTGGCATGTGCCATACAAAAGCGGATATTAAAGTCCTGCGCTCCTTCAAAGGGGATCTTAAAGAAGGGAAAATAATGAAATTAGTAAAAGACCAGGGATATGTATCGGTAAAGGATTATATAGATTCTCTGTATTTCAGGGAGGAAAAGAAAGATTGGCGCCAGAAATATAAACAGTACAGCGCTGAAGAGCAAAAGCATATTTACATACAGCAAAAAGAGAAAAATGATATCATGCTGGAAATCGGCCAGAAAAGTATCTATTTTCTACAGAAGTCTAACTATTACAATACAGATGGTACATATGCAAGACTGAATGGACCTGAGGGGGAGTATGTAGAGATTGAAGGTGATCATTTTATGCAGGCGGCAGCATTTACTGATTACTGGAATAATACTGAAATACAGGAAAATGCCCATTTACCGGGTGCAGAAGATGAATGCTTTACTTTAGATGAAATAGCGTCTCAGATATATATGACAGAATAAGAAGACTTGCTGTACTTCATGGTCCAAAGCTGTCCAATGGTTCCGATCGTATGGTCCATGTCCGGGTGTCATGAGCAGATAGAATAAAAGTGAGAGCCGATAATTATTGATTTTAGTGAAATAGAGGAAAAAAGCACAAAAAATTAGATAAAATATCTTTCTTTAAACAAGATAATATTGTGAAGATTAGCTAAAAGAGGCCCCGGCTTATTGACTTCCATTGCCCAAATATTTTATAATCCATATAATTCATGACATCAGAAATTGAACTATGTGTTATAACTGATGTCTATTCGATTTAAGAAAACAGGCAAAGGAAAAAGGTATGGACATTATTCGTACGATTGCGGCCGGATTTTTATTCTTGATCCGGAAGATATCTAAAAAGAGCCGGAGGACCTGTGCGTTGGTTGTGACAGGGGCAGTGGTGATCGCTGCCGTGGCATTTACCTTTCACGGGCTTCATGCTGGCGGAAAAAATAATGTATATGCATCTGTGAGTGACGACAAAGATCCGCCGAAAGAGAAAGATGAGCCGGAGGAGGAACAACTGTACGGCTTGGACGCAATTATTTCAGGCGTACTGATAAGTCAGGATACCCAGAGCGAAGTACATCGGCTTGGCACCTCCTGTGAGGCAGTGCTGGTAGGACAGAGAACAGGAAAAAAGGTGCAGGAATCACGTTTCGATTTTAGCGAGGAGACAGCCAGCAGTGTGGCTGAACTGGAGAATCACTCCATCGGCGCTTCTGAGAGTCTTCTAAGGATGACGGATCAGGATTATGAGACGCTTCTGAAAATTGTGGAGGCGGAGGCCGGAGGTGAAGATATCAAGGGCCGCATTTTGGTGGCTAACGTGATCTTCAACCGGGTGAAAAGCCCTGATTTCCCCAACAGCATTCACGATGTAGTGTGGGAGAATTCGGACGGAAGTCCCCAGTTTTCACCTACCGTTGACGGCAGAATCGATACGGTTACCGTTTCAGAGGGGACCAGAGAGGCAGTCAACCGGGCCATTGACGGGGAGGATTACTCCCAGGGCGCGCTGTTCTTCATGGAAGAGGCTTATGCTGAACAGCATAATATTAAATGGTTTAAAGAGGATTTAAAATTTTTATTCCAATATGGGGTACATGACTTTTTCACGTATCCGTAAAGAAGAAAGGACATAGAAAGATGGAGATTTTGTACAAAAGCACAAGAGGAACAGGGGAATGCGTAAAGGCATCTGAAGCAATTTTAAAAGGGCTTTCAAAAGACGGAGGATTGTTTGTGCCCACAGCGATTCCCAAACTGGACATTTCCATGGACAGACTGGCAGAGATGTCTTATCAGGAAATCGCGTATGAGGTCATGAGCCGTTTTCTGACAGATTTTACAGAGGAAGAGTTAAAGGCATGTATCGCCAAAGCTTATGATTCAAAATTTGATACCCAGGAGATCGCACCTTTGGTAAAAGCAGGAGGCGCGTATTATCTGGAGCTGTTCCACGGAGCAACCATTGCGTTTAAAGATATGGCGCTTTCTATTCTGCCTCATCTTCTGACCACCTCCGCAAAGAAAAACCATGTGAAAAATGAAATCGTCATCCTCACCGCCACATCAGGCGATACAGGAAAAGCAGCCATGGCCGGTTTTGCAGACGTGCCGGGTACAAGGATCATTGTCTTTTATCCCAAGAACGGTGTCAGCCCCATCCAGGAAAAACAGATGGTGACACAGAAGGGAAATAATACATATGTAGTGGGTATCACGGGCAATTTTGATGATGCCCAGACCGCAGTGAAAAAAATGTTCAATGACAAGGCAATGGAGGAGGAGCTTGACAAGGCAGGCTTCCAGTTCTCCTCTGCCAACTCCATCAATATCGGCCGTCTGGTGCCTCAGATAGTGTACTATGTTTACGCCTATGTGAATCTTTTCAAGAATGGTGAGATAAAAGATGGTGAAAAAATTAACGTAACTGTGCCCACCGGCAACTTCGGAAACATCCTGGCAGCCTATTATGCAAAAAATATGGGTCTGCCCATTGATAAACTGATCTGCGCCTCCAATGAGAACAAAGTTCTCTTTGACTTTTTCTCCACGGGAAGCTATGACAGGAACCGTGATTTCATCCTGACCTCTTCCCCATCTATGGATATCCTTATATCCAGCAACCTGGAAAGGCTTATTTACCGCATTGTAGGGGAAAATGCAGACAAAAACCGTGAGATGATGGAGCAGCTTTCCAAGGGTGGAATCTATCAGATAACAGAGGAAATGCGCAGCCAGCTCGCAGATTTCTACGGCAATTTTGCCACAGAGAAGGAGACTGCCGATGCT is a window encoding:
- a CDS encoding pyridoxamine 5'-phosphate oxidase family protein, with protein sequence MQEIYDFLKKCGTYYLATTEGTQPRVRPFGTVDIFEDKLYIQTGKVKNVSRQILANPQIEICAFDGGHWLRIEATAVLDDRIEAQKHMLDGYPNLQSMYQPGDGNTQVFYLKNATATFASFTDEPRVIHF
- a CDS encoding 2-isopropylmalate synthase, which encodes MKNCSKYKRQYFMPPVKCMKWAEKEYVDKAPVWCSVDLRDGNQALVIPMNLEQKVEFFKLLVEIGFKEIEVGFPAASETEYTFLRKLIEEDLIPDDVTIQVLTQAREHIIKKTFEAVKGAKNVIVHVYNSTSVAQREQVFKKSREEILQIAVEGAKLLKQLTEEAGENYRFEYSPESFTGTEPEYALEVCNAVLDIWQPEADRKPIINLPVTVEHSMPHVYASQVEYICENLKYRENVIVSLHPHNDRGCGVADSEMGLLAGADRIEGTLFGNGERTGNVDIITLALNMYSQGVEPNLDFTNMGAICEKYEEFTGMKIGERSPYCGALVFAAFSGSHQDAIAKGMHWLDEKKPEHWTVPYLPIDPKDVGRNYDADVIRINSQSGKGGVGYILETKYGLNLPAKMREAMGYTAKAVSDHTQKELLPEQIFELFKKTFENVTSPLVIQSVHFQQKDGGITTQVTSSFNGREVTTEAAGNGRLNAVSNALKKEYGFQYDLVTYQEHALEQSSSSKAIAYVGIRKPDGSLAWGAGVDSDIIRASIDALVTAINNR
- a CDS encoding cell wall hydrolase; this translates as MDIIRTIAAGFLFLIRKISKKSRRTCALVVTGAVVIAAVAFTFHGLHAGGKNNVYASVSDDKDPPKEKDEPEEEQLYGLDAIISGVLISQDTQSEVHRLGTSCEAVLVGQRTGKKVQESRFDFSEETASSVAELENHSIGASESLLRMTDQDYETLLKIVEAEAGGEDIKGRILVANVIFNRVKSPDFPNSIHDVVWENSDGSPQFSPTVDGRIDTVTVSEGTREAVNRAIDGEDYSQGALFFMEEAYAEQHNIKWFKEDLKFLFQYGVHDFFTYP
- the thrC gene encoding threonine synthase: MEILYKSTRGTGECVKASEAILKGLSKDGGLFVPTAIPKLDISMDRLAEMSYQEIAYEVMSRFLTDFTEEELKACIAKAYDSKFDTQEIAPLVKAGGAYYLELFHGATIAFKDMALSILPHLLTTSAKKNHVKNEIVILTATSGDTGKAAMAGFADVPGTRIIVFYPKNGVSPIQEKQMVTQKGNNTYVVGITGNFDDAQTAVKKMFNDKAMEEELDKAGFQFSSANSINIGRLVPQIVYYVYAYVNLFKNGEIKDGEKINVTVPTGNFGNILAAYYAKNMGLPIDKLICASNENKVLFDFFSTGSYDRNRDFILTSSPSMDILISSNLERLIYRIVGENADKNREMMEQLSKGGIYQITEEMRSQLADFYGNFATEKETADAIKALYQNTGYVIDTHTAVAACVYEKYVKDTKDSTKTVIASTASPFKFTRSVMDAIDSKYDSMGDFELVDELSKIANVKVPNAIEEIRTAPVLHDTVVDVPDMPAAVKNVLGI